A genome region from Gardnerella vaginalis includes the following:
- a CDS encoding CPBP family intramembrane glutamic endopeptidase has product MRKTQHNDMYHLARKRQGDVGISLCLFLFVWILATILIGELIGLFVPKGVLSPSLSSFVSSDIAQYLIALPIAMLVLRRVPAVETRKFTMTFRQFGGFFAVSVPIMYAGSYLGLAISALISGGKAENRIADIVAGGNVWETIIFVVFLAPVVEEWLFRKQIIDRLRVYGEKRAIVFSALAFALFHMNMFQFFYAFGLGLVFGYMYARTSQLRYSVFLHMIVNFQGSVIAMWISDNMMDSNGNLIKVENLTPQEIADLAPGFMFIGLYAMFMIVMFVFGIVLLARSKKYLEFYDSPLEIRGSAGTKALYGTIGIMGFLVVSVLMNMIMLFV; this is encoded by the coding sequence ATGCGGAAAACTCAGCATAACGACATGTACCATCTAGCGCGAAAACGTCAAGGAGATGTTGGCATATCGCTATGCTTATTCCTATTTGTTTGGATTCTTGCAACTATTTTAATAGGTGAACTTATAGGCTTGTTCGTTCCAAAAGGTGTTCTAAGTCCTTCGCTAAGCTCCTTTGTTTCGTCAGACATTGCGCAATACTTAATAGCGTTGCCGATAGCGATGCTTGTTTTAAGACGAGTGCCAGCGGTAGAAACACGCAAATTCACAATGACGTTCAGACAGTTTGGTGGATTTTTCGCAGTGAGCGTACCGATAATGTACGCAGGAAGCTACCTAGGTTTGGCGATTTCTGCGCTTATATCTGGCGGCAAAGCTGAAAACAGGATTGCAGACATAGTGGCAGGCGGAAACGTATGGGAAACCATAATTTTCGTTGTTTTCCTTGCTCCAGTTGTGGAAGAATGGCTGTTTAGAAAGCAGATTATAGACAGACTGCGAGTGTATGGCGAAAAGCGCGCAATTGTGTTCTCGGCGTTGGCGTTTGCGCTGTTCCATATGAACATGTTCCAGTTCTTCTACGCTTTTGGGCTGGGGCTTGTGTTCGGCTACATGTATGCGCGCACATCGCAGCTTAGATACAGCGTATTTTTGCACATGATTGTGAATTTCCAAGGAAGCGTTATAGCGATGTGGATTTCCGACAATATGATGGATTCAAACGGGAACTTAATTAAAGTGGAGAATCTTACACCGCAAGAAATAGCGGATCTGGCTCCTGGATTCATGTTCATAGGTCTTTACGCGATGTTCATGATTGTTATGTTTGTGTTTGGAATTGTGTTGTTAGCAAGGAGCAAAAAATATCTTGAATTCTACGATTCGCCGCTTGAAATTCGTGGGAGCGCTGGAACAAAGGCGCTCTACGGAACAATCGGCATTATGGGTTTCCTTGTGGTTTCAGTGCTTATGAATATGATAATGCTTTTTGTGTGA
- a CDS encoding D-alanine--D-alanine ligase family protein, with the protein MTKKRVVFLYGGKADEHSISCISAAGVLSAVDESRFEIVRIAITKQGEWIVGGEDPRNFRMEEGELPVITKTAETRDVVLDPAKGADGFLVREADGTLTSLGRIDAVFPVLHGPNGEDGTLQGLLEMMQVPYVGCGVLASAACMDKYYAKQLFKAAGIDVAPGIALDVRKFASDAANHFNAYANEILEQVEAAKLEYPLFVKPSRAGSSFGVTKVESRDSKALADAVYEASKHDWRVLVEQGIDAREIECAVLAARDGDEPQASWPGEVVLDKREAGEDQFYDFDSKYMDSAASHVEVPANLPEETLELVRKTALAAFKAADGRGLSRVDSFVTPEGHVMINEINTMPGFTPISMYPKAWEATGISYSDLITKLIEGVILD; encoded by the coding sequence ATGACTAAAAAGCGTGTAGTGTTCTTGTATGGCGGTAAAGCAGACGAACATTCGATTTCTTGCATATCTGCTGCTGGAGTGCTCAGTGCTGTAGACGAAAGTCGATTTGAAATCGTGCGCATTGCAATCACAAAGCAAGGCGAGTGGATTGTTGGTGGCGAAGATCCGCGAAACTTCCGCATGGAAGAAGGAGAGCTTCCGGTAATAACAAAAACCGCGGAAACGCGCGATGTTGTACTAGACCCTGCAAAGGGAGCAGATGGATTTTTGGTGCGAGAGGCGGATGGCACGCTTACAAGCTTAGGTCGTATTGACGCAGTTTTCCCAGTTCTTCACGGTCCAAACGGCGAAGACGGCACCTTGCAAGGCTTGCTAGAAATGATGCAAGTTCCATACGTTGGTTGCGGAGTTTTGGCATCCGCTGCGTGCATGGATAAGTATTACGCTAAGCAACTTTTTAAGGCAGCAGGAATTGATGTTGCCCCAGGAATCGCGCTGGATGTGCGAAAGTTCGCTAGCGACGCGGCAAATCACTTTAATGCGTACGCAAACGAAATTCTTGAGCAAGTTGAAGCTGCAAAACTCGAATATCCGCTTTTTGTAAAGCCAAGCCGAGCAGGATCTAGTTTTGGCGTAACAAAAGTTGAATCGCGCGATTCTAAAGCTTTAGCAGATGCCGTTTATGAGGCTTCAAAGCACGATTGGCGAGTATTGGTAGAGCAGGGAATTGACGCGCGCGAAATCGAGTGCGCTGTTCTTGCGGCGCGCGACGGCGACGAGCCTCAGGCAAGCTGGCCTGGAGAAGTTGTGCTTGACAAGCGCGAGGCTGGAGAAGACCAGTTCTACGATTTTGACAGCAAATACATGGATTCTGCAGCTTCACACGTGGAAGTGCCAGCAAATCTTCCGGAAGAAACTTTGGAACTTGTACGCAAAACAGCGCTTGCAGCGTTCAAAGCGGCAGATGGCAGAGGACTTAGTCGCGTGGATTCCTTCGTTACTCCAGAAGGACATGTAATGATTAACGAAATCAACACAATGCCTGGATTTACGCCAATCTCCATGTATCCAAAAGCTTGGGAAGCAACCGGAATAAGCTACAGTGATTTAATCACAAAGCTTATTGAAGGCGTGATTTTAGACTGA
- a CDS encoding NAD(P)H-dependent glycerol-3-phosphate dehydrogenase, whose translation MNVTVLGAGAWGTAFGQVLADAGNQVTMWAIEPQIVEGIRDNHRNEVRLPIVERLPENMTATGDREEAVANSDIVVVAIAAQFARVALEEFAGKIPQNAIVVSLMKGIERTTGKRMDEVVCEALSLPRSRFAALSGPNLSKEVALRQHAAAVVACENRANAEVVAKACSNSYFKAFVSTDVIGVEMCGSLKNVVALAVGMARGAGYGENTAAMIETRGLAELTALGVAEGADSRTFAGLAGFGDLVATCGSPLSRNYTFGSNLGKGMSVEEATAVSNGVAEGVPTTGAVIAMGKRLGVETPLASAMARVLEEGISCQEMLAMLFKEDVCEE comes from the coding sequence ATGAATGTTACGGTGTTGGGTGCTGGAGCTTGGGGTACTGCGTTTGGGCAAGTGCTTGCAGATGCAGGAAATCAAGTGACAATGTGGGCAATAGAGCCACAGATTGTTGAAGGCATTCGAGATAATCACCGCAACGAAGTGAGACTGCCAATCGTAGAGCGATTGCCAGAAAACATGACAGCTACTGGGGATCGCGAAGAAGCCGTAGCAAACTCGGATATTGTAGTCGTGGCAATTGCAGCACAGTTTGCGCGCGTTGCGCTCGAAGAATTTGCTGGCAAAATTCCGCAAAATGCGATTGTTGTTTCGCTTATGAAAGGCATTGAGCGCACAACAGGAAAGCGTATGGACGAAGTTGTGTGCGAAGCTTTAAGCTTACCTCGAAGCCGCTTCGCAGCACTATCGGGTCCAAACTTAAGCAAAGAAGTGGCATTAAGGCAGCACGCAGCGGCGGTTGTGGCGTGCGAGAATCGCGCAAATGCCGAAGTCGTTGCAAAAGCATGCTCAAATAGTTACTTTAAGGCGTTTGTATCAACCGACGTAATCGGCGTAGAAATGTGCGGATCGCTTAAAAACGTGGTTGCGCTCGCAGTCGGCATGGCTCGAGGCGCAGGATACGGCGAAAACACGGCTGCGATGATTGAAACGCGCGGTCTTGCAGAGTTGACGGCATTGGGCGTTGCGGAAGGCGCAGATTCTCGCACTTTTGCAGGACTTGCAGGCTTTGGCGATTTAGTGGCAACTTGCGGATCTCCTCTAAGCCGCAACTACACTTTCGGATCAAATCTTGGAAAAGGCATGAGCGTTGAGGAAGCAACTGCCGTAAGCAATGGTGTGGCTGAAGGTGTGCCAACAACTGGCGCGGTTATAGCGATGGGCAAGCGTTTAGGCGTTGAAACTCCGCTTGCAAGCGCAATGGCTCGCGTGCTTGAAGAAGGAATCTCTTGCCAAGAAATGCTTGCAATGCTTTTTAAGGAAGATGTTTGCGAAGAATAG
- a CDS encoding lysophospholipid acyltransferase family protein — translation MVSKGKPSPRSAVKPLSDEQVERLARAHELVDPTYYYPTGARTPNTAEINAQNPKATERLLEGTSRVLRSRCKVRAWGLENVPEEGVFITACTHVTMFDVFVPMTSLFHQGRRPRYMAKAELAHWPIMGKWFQLVGMQPVPRRSGKAREIEEESIKILTNGRPLSVWPEGTVTRDPQKWPMSMKPGVGVIALEASRRLGHQIPLFCAVVWGAASINHWWPWPKKNVVMCYDARLDYSDLLKDMESWGDLPPMDSAAELARRIRVRMTEIMEEIRGEKAPEGYFDYRLMKRVKE, via the coding sequence ATGGTATCTAAAGGAAAACCTTCGCCTAGAAGCGCAGTTAAGCCGCTCAGCGATGAGCAAGTAGAACGCTTAGCGCGTGCACACGAATTAGTTGACCCCACTTATTACTATCCAACGGGAGCGCGCACGCCAAACACGGCAGAAATCAACGCGCAAAATCCAAAAGCAACCGAACGCCTGCTTGAAGGAACGTCTAGAGTTCTTAGATCTCGTTGCAAAGTGCGCGCTTGGGGATTGGAAAATGTGCCAGAAGAAGGCGTGTTTATAACCGCTTGCACGCACGTTACAATGTTCGACGTTTTTGTGCCAATGACGTCTCTATTCCACCAAGGCCGCAGGCCGCGATACATGGCAAAAGCAGAACTCGCTCATTGGCCAATCATGGGAAAATGGTTCCAGCTTGTTGGAATGCAACCAGTACCTCGTAGAAGCGGAAAAGCGCGTGAAATCGAGGAAGAATCGATTAAAATCCTAACAAATGGTAGACCTCTTAGCGTATGGCCAGAAGGAACGGTTACGCGAGACCCACAAAAATGGCCTATGAGTATGAAGCCAGGAGTGGGTGTGATTGCACTAGAAGCATCGCGCAGGCTGGGGCATCAAATTCCGCTATTTTGCGCCGTTGTCTGGGGTGCTGCAAGCATCAATCATTGGTGGCCATGGCCAAAGAAGAATGTTGTAATGTGCTACGATGCGCGTCTTGATTATTCGGATCTTCTTAAAGATATGGAAAGTTGGGGTGATTTGCCTCCTATGGACTCTGCTGCCGAATTAGCTCGTCGTATTCGCGTGCGAATGACGGAAATTATGGAAGAGATTCGCGGCGAAAAAGCACCAGAAGGATACTTTGACTATAGACTTATGAAGAGGGTCAAAGAATAG
- a CDS encoding anchored repeat-type ABC transporter permease subunit, producing MLSPIDFIQDLTNPDLWFLLKALIVACLSSVICGVVGCYVVLRGMAFIGDAVAHSVFPGLAIAFVLQGNLLFGGALAGVATALIVSIFSQNRRLREDSFIGVFFVSAFALGIVVISKASGYAGSLESFLFGSITGIPDSDIAVVAITGLIIVTLLMMFHKELVCVSMDRETSRAMGLPVAWLDGMLYVLVAIAVVVSVQIIGNVLVLALLITPAATARLLTDRLGKMMILAPAIGCASSILGMYLSWSLDTATGGTIVLVATFMFVLAWVCSPKHGLVARIVPKLRSVVA from the coding sequence ATGCTATCTCCAATCGACTTTATACAAGACCTTACAAACCCAGACCTTTGGTTTTTACTCAAAGCGCTTATAGTAGCGTGCCTTTCTAGCGTAATATGCGGAGTTGTAGGATGCTACGTAGTGCTGCGCGGAATGGCGTTTATTGGAGACGCAGTAGCTCACTCCGTTTTTCCAGGACTCGCAATCGCATTTGTGTTGCAAGGAAACTTGCTATTTGGTGGCGCGCTAGCAGGAGTTGCAACCGCGCTAATCGTATCAATCTTTAGCCAAAATCGTAGACTTCGCGAAGACTCGTTTATCGGCGTATTTTTTGTGTCTGCATTTGCGCTCGGAATCGTAGTAATATCAAAAGCTTCAGGCTATGCGGGATCCCTGGAATCGTTCCTATTCGGCTCCATTACAGGAATCCCAGACTCCGACATTGCTGTAGTAGCAATAACAGGGCTAATAATCGTAACGCTTCTAATGATGTTCCACAAAGAGCTAGTATGCGTTTCAATGGATCGAGAAACAAGCCGCGCAATGGGATTGCCAGTAGCGTGGTTAGATGGAATGCTATACGTTTTAGTTGCGATTGCTGTAGTAGTATCTGTGCAAATAATCGGAAACGTGCTTGTTTTAGCGCTTTTGATCACGCCTGCGGCAACTGCGCGCTTGCTTACCGACCGACTTGGAAAGATGATGATTTTAGCGCCTGCTATTGGTTGCGCTTCTTCGATTCTTGGAATGTACCTGTCTTGGAGTTTAGACACTGCCACTGGCGGAACAATCGTTTTGGTTGCGACTTTTATGTTTGTTCTAGCGTGGGTGTGCTCGCCTAAACACGGGTTGGTAGCGAGGATTGTGCCAAAACTGCGATCAGTTGTTGCATGA
- a CDS encoding anchored repeat-type ABC transporter ATP-binding subunit, which yields MKINKGNMDANMDENTVISAQNLIVSYGSRTIVKDVSFTIKSGEFVGLLGANGAGKTTLFRAIMGLIPHTGKLEVHANKSGESLINSRVSNVGYVPQRHDIAWDFPLSVLDVVMMGRIRHIGYVRRAKKEDYEIALASLERTGMADFRDRTIGELSGGQRQRVLVARALAGQPRLMLLDEPFTGLDMPTQELLTSLFLDLSKSGEAILMSSHDIIGSINSCSRIMLFDGSIVGDGVPESLNANQWVQTFHVDAQNPLIKAVERVMAHESVVEK from the coding sequence ATGAAGATTAATAAGGGAAATATGGACGCGAATATGGACGAAAATACTGTTATAAGCGCGCAAAACTTAATCGTAAGTTACGGCAGTCGCACGATTGTAAAAGACGTTTCGTTTACGATTAAAAGCGGCGAATTTGTGGGACTTCTTGGTGCAAATGGAGCTGGAAAAACAACGCTTTTCCGCGCGATTATGGGTTTGATTCCGCATACTGGAAAACTCGAAGTGCACGCTAATAAAAGCGGTGAATCTTTGATTAATTCGCGAGTGAGTAACGTTGGTTACGTGCCACAACGCCACGATATTGCGTGGGATTTCCCACTTTCCGTACTAGACGTGGTAATGATGGGCCGCATTCGCCACATTGGCTACGTGCGTCGCGCAAAAAAAGAGGACTACGAGATAGCTCTCGCTTCTCTTGAGCGCACAGGAATGGCGGATTTTAGGGATCGCACAATCGGCGAGCTTTCAGGCGGCCAAAGGCAGCGCGTACTCGTTGCGCGCGCTCTCGCAGGACAACCGCGATTGATGCTTTTAGACGAGCCATTTACAGGCTTAGACATGCCTACTCAAGAGCTACTCACGAGTCTTTTTTTGGATTTATCAAAGTCGGGAGAAGCGATTTTGATGAGCTCGCACGACATAATCGGATCCATAAACTCGTGTTCTAGAATCATGCTTTTTGACGGAAGCATAGTAGGAGACGGTGTTCCAGAATCGTTAAACGCAAATCAATGGGTGCAAACATTCCATGTGGATGCGCAAAATCCACTAATCAAAGCAGTAGAGCGCGTCATGGCGCATGAAAGTGTGGTAGAAAAATAA
- a CDS encoding anchored repeat ABC transporter, substrate-binding protein, with product MKIVDLLGKKSVKRAVSAALAVLTALPMGACGAPNNALRANSANNAKSGKINVVTTTGVLRDMVANVAGDAANVSAIVPDNADPHSYEPRLRSIRDVVYADVAFSNYMMLEEHGVITALDANLRKGVPNVQLAEESVKHAADIIPMVEDVSLDTIWLGLATERMAAQPSEEAHSVQGSANANPQKRAEESPSAAAGELTSLNNLNKTKTNSQQASQLEKSGQSLQSNAPSTATKEGRATVIKPNAYNMKRSDRIRLTATKVKGPGALFAYLTGTFGSVETYFNSANGISAEDHVDLPADAHTHLSWAFSKPGEYTLELHADMLNAQNEVVSSLGNAKMRFAVGVNAQKIAKKRGASVVLNKGHADLAYDLAKRGFVYRVDTLQEKRSTTPKRVYYAPRDVVVEVPTNALKEIPAEQGYRFLGAARQKIYQLPQAVLGKHVHGDIDPHLWQSVKNGIAYVRTIADRLCEVDPKNARKYRENADRYINKLLDVDAYMRKKVASIPKEKRNLVTTHDAFAYLGKTYGVNIAGFVTINPSSEPSVQDRRRLQQILRDLEIPAVFLEPNLISRSSVLKELAAQAHVKVCPIYGDAFDSKVRTYADMMRANADSLAKCLK from the coding sequence ATGAAAATCGTTGATTTACTAGGTAAAAAAAGTGTGAAGCGCGCGGTTTCTGCTGCTCTAGCAGTTTTAACCGCGCTGCCGATGGGCGCATGCGGTGCGCCTAACAACGCGCTTCGTGCAAATAGCGCGAATAACGCAAAATCTGGGAAAATTAACGTTGTAACAACAACGGGCGTTTTGCGAGACATGGTGGCAAATGTTGCAGGAGACGCAGCAAACGTTAGCGCGATTGTGCCAGACAACGCGGATCCACATTCGTACGAGCCGCGTTTACGTTCAATTAGAGACGTTGTGTACGCGGATGTAGCTTTTAGCAACTACATGATGCTGGAAGAGCACGGCGTAATTACTGCTTTAGATGCGAATTTGCGAAAAGGCGTGCCAAATGTTCAGCTTGCGGAAGAAAGTGTGAAGCACGCTGCAGATATTATTCCGATGGTAGAAGACGTGTCTTTAGACACGATTTGGCTAGGTCTTGCTACAGAACGCATGGCTGCGCAACCGAGCGAGGAAGCGCATAGCGTGCAAGGCAGTGCAAATGCAAATCCGCAAAAGCGTGCGGAAGAATCGCCCTCGGCGGCGGCTGGTGAGTTAACTTCGCTAAACAATCTCAATAAAACAAAAACAAATTCACAGCAAGCTAGCCAACTAGAAAAGTCAGGTCAATCTTTGCAATCAAATGCGCCTTCAACTGCAACAAAAGAAGGTCGCGCAACTGTAATAAAGCCGAACGCATACAACATGAAAAGGTCCGATAGAATACGCTTAACAGCTACAAAAGTAAAAGGGCCAGGCGCGCTTTTTGCTTACTTGACTGGCACTTTTGGAAGCGTAGAAACATACTTTAACAGTGCAAACGGCATAAGCGCAGAAGACCACGTAGACTTGCCAGCAGACGCGCACACGCATTTAAGTTGGGCGTTTAGTAAGCCAGGCGAATACACGCTTGAATTGCACGCCGACATGCTAAACGCGCAAAACGAGGTAGTTTCTAGTCTTGGAAACGCTAAAATGCGATTTGCTGTAGGCGTAAATGCGCAAAAAATAGCCAAAAAGCGTGGAGCTAGCGTAGTGCTGAACAAGGGTCATGCAGATTTAGCTTACGACTTAGCAAAACGCGGATTTGTGTACCGCGTAGATACTTTGCAAGAAAAACGATCCACTACGCCAAAACGCGTGTATTATGCGCCTCGCGATGTGGTTGTAGAGGTTCCAACTAACGCGCTAAAAGAGATACCAGCCGAACAAGGATACAGGTTTTTGGGAGCTGCAAGGCAAAAGATTTATCAGCTGCCGCAAGCAGTTTTAGGAAAGCACGTTCACGGAGATATTGACCCGCATTTGTGGCAATCCGTAAAAAATGGCATAGCATACGTGCGCACAATCGCAGATCGCCTTTGCGAAGTGGACCCTAAAAATGCTCGTAAATATCGCGAAAATGCGGACCGATACATTAACAAGTTGCTAGATGTAGACGCGTATATGCGCAAAAAAGTGGCGTCAATACCAAAAGAGAAGCGCAATTTGGTTACAACACACGACGCTTTTGCGTACTTAGGTAAAACTTACGGCGTGAATATTGCAGGATTTGTAACGATTAATCCTTCGAGTGAGCCGAGCGTGCAAGATAGGCGTAGATTGCAGCAGATTTTGCGCGATTTAGAGATCCCAGCTGTGTTTTTGGAGCCAAATTTAATATCGCGTTCGTCTGTGCTTAAAGAGCTTGCGGCGCAAGCGCACGTAAAAGTTTGCCCGATTTATGGAGATGCTTTCGATTCTAAAGTGCGAACTTATGCGGATATGATGCGAGCGAACGCGGATTCTTTAGCGAAATGCTTGAAGTGA
- a CDS encoding choice-of-anchor M domain-containing protein, with product MRNKSTLICFRLLSAILSAIISFGFLASICCCNCGSAYASEAAQEESAEQNGQDAPAKQEDSSTVSNQYSDNKNEDSSQAKNEEACKAAVVDRDSSKPKDSDTRYEKCKVYKGHTDGIAVYMDKSRHLVLGTQGDYFPGVPQNGVRYNSDRIEFVLGSNTKLKKSDFEQELSFLPKDNSGEYVWALPQGQEDNKLWLGFTTQTLPRKTVSTVKFRLKSATIPEGGAVYVYENDSHGKVIPVLGSPNTDFPHKFYKNDNTHLHVNWVFTKPGEYGLGIEVTVKTKDGKILKDSQGYTFNVDMQGGATGEYFRIEDKDPDDDGELNKHENQNTNESDEDGDDSDNEDEESEDNEDEDENDEDSSTSIVINGNNNRVYVTPWPGAKPNGGLANQSSDEEDGNGKSEGGNGSETESGSEAESKGKNKKQKTVKKCSKFKDLQGDKLVIKHGHVDLATYSTGNGIGFAVQEDVTGSHVKRDPSKVVFYAGKSAKDGNVWRLPQTQKNSVPWVGWSNQNLSPHKPSKISLKSVKGPGSVRIWLQGGLGVKAKTLMSSSGNSTYTIPANTHMHLNWDFSKSGYYTITFAVSANGKTVTKDFHFAIGVDPMEKPMSCSTTKVDGEDGDSDDKSNETDENGDDSENNSDDEDKQNNNKNNKDNNNNSDNNNDNSGNNGNSGNNSGTTPLAAAARGNSGSGASFFGGGIGASKSANRGKTGRSVSLSGGIGNHANKGIQSKYNSKRVKGLRKSLQSGVKSEEPRGIVGLFKRKPVVAYTALSLGITAISGTCAAGLFVLRKRGLIPAGGLFRALMNLK from the coding sequence ATGCGTAATAAATCAACCTTAATCTGCTTTAGATTACTAAGCGCGATTTTAAGCGCAATAATATCTTTTGGATTCTTGGCGTCAATATGCTGCTGCAATTGCGGTAGCGCGTATGCGAGTGAAGCTGCGCAAGAGGAGTCTGCTGAGCAAAATGGGCAAGATGCTCCTGCTAAGCAAGAGGATTCTTCTACAGTTTCCAATCAGTATTCTGACAATAAGAATGAAGATTCTAGTCAAGCTAAAAATGAAGAAGCTTGCAAAGCTGCTGTTGTGGATAGAGATTCCAGTAAGCCAAAGGATTCAGATACTCGATACGAAAAGTGTAAGGTGTACAAGGGTCATACTGATGGCATTGCTGTGTATATGGATAAAAGCAGGCATCTTGTGTTGGGAACGCAAGGCGATTATTTCCCAGGCGTACCCCAAAACGGTGTTAGGTACAATTCTGATCGCATAGAATTTGTGCTTGGAAGCAACACAAAATTAAAAAAATCTGATTTTGAACAAGAATTAAGCTTCCTTCCTAAAGATAACAGTGGCGAGTATGTTTGGGCTTTGCCTCAAGGACAGGAAGATAACAAGTTGTGGCTAGGATTTACAACACAAACATTGCCGCGTAAAACTGTTTCTACTGTAAAGTTTCGCTTAAAGTCTGCGACTATTCCAGAAGGCGGAGCAGTGTATGTTTATGAGAATGATTCTCACGGTAAGGTAATACCTGTTTTAGGGTCTCCTAATACTGATTTTCCTCACAAGTTTTATAAAAACGATAACACGCATTTGCATGTTAATTGGGTGTTTACAAAACCAGGTGAATATGGTCTGGGTATAGAAGTAACAGTTAAAACAAAAGACGGGAAAATACTTAAAGATTCGCAAGGATACACGTTTAATGTGGATATGCAAGGTGGTGCTACTGGTGAATATTTTCGTATAGAAGATAAAGATCCTGATGATGATGGCGAATTAAATAAACACGAAAATCAGAATACAAACGAAAGTGACGAAGACGGCGACGATAGCGATAATGAAGATGAAGAATCTGAAGACAACGAAGATGAAGATGAAAATGATGAAGATTCTTCCACTTCAATAGTCATAAACGGAAACAATAATAGAGTTTACGTAACACCATGGCCTGGAGCCAAGCCAAATGGCGGACTAGCTAACCAAAGTTCCGACGAGGAAGATGGCAATGGGAAAAGTGAAGGCGGTAACGGATCTGAAACCGAATCTGGATCTGAAGCCGAATCTAAAGGCAAAAACAAAAAGCAAAAAACCGTCAAAAAATGCTCAAAATTTAAGGATTTACAAGGCGATAAGCTAGTTATTAAACATGGTCACGTTGATTTAGCAACATATTCAACTGGTAACGGAATAGGATTTGCTGTACAAGAAGACGTGACTGGAAGTCACGTAAAACGCGACCCGAGCAAAGTTGTGTTTTATGCTGGAAAATCAGCTAAAGACGGTAACGTGTGGAGACTTCCACAAACGCAAAAAAATAGCGTACCGTGGGTTGGCTGGAGTAACCAGAATTTAAGCCCACACAAGCCAAGCAAAATCAGCCTTAAATCCGTAAAAGGACCAGGAAGTGTGCGAATTTGGTTGCAAGGCGGACTTGGTGTAAAAGCTAAAACACTCATGTCTAGCAGTGGAAACAGTACGTATACAATCCCAGCAAACACGCATATGCATTTAAACTGGGACTTCTCAAAGTCTGGATATTATACGATTACTTTTGCTGTAAGCGCAAATGGAAAAACAGTTACAAAAGACTTCCACTTTGCAATTGGTGTGGATCCAATGGAAAAGCCAATGAGCTGCTCTACGACAAAGGTCGATGGCGAAGACGGAGATTCAGATGATAAGTCAAATGAAACTGATGAAAATGGTGATGACTCTGAGAATAACTCCGACGACGAAGACAAACAAAACAACAATAAAAATAACAAAGATAACAATAATAACAGCGACAATAACAACGACAATTCTGGAAATAATGGAAATTCTGGCAATAATAGTGGCACGACGCCATTAGCAGCTGCAGCTAGAGGAAACTCTGGTTCGGGAGCGTCATTCTTTGGTGGTGGAATTGGAGCATCGAAAAGCGCTAATCGAGGCAAAACTGGCAGATCTGTAAGTCTTTCTGGCGGAATTGGAAATCATGCAAACAAAGGCATCCAATCAAAATACAATTCCAAACGAGTTAAAGGTCTAAGAAAAAGTTTGCAAAGCGGCGTTAAAAGCGAAGAGCCTAGAGGAATAGTAGGATTGTTCAAACGCAAGCCAGTAGTTGCATACACGGCTTTAAGCCTTGGTATTACAGCAATTTCTGGAACTTGTGCAGCTGGATTGTTCGTTCTACGCAAACGTGGACTAATACCTGCAGGAGGCTTATTTAGAGCACTTATGAATTTGAAATAA